The following are encoded in a window of Cryobacterium sp. CG_9.6 genomic DNA:
- a CDS encoding TIGR02678 family protein translates to MSVSAVDDRQRAARLLLRHPLIRSADEERYRLVRRHAGDLTEWFEINTGWALHVDSEVVRLEREPASMEDATHPFTAHRGSTPFSRRRYVLLMLSLSVLERSDTQIALGRLAEQVMVIATAPELVAAGFTFDLRTREERSDLVSAVQLLLEWGVLARVAGDEEEFVRNVGDALYDVSRRVLSQLLVSRRGPSTIAATTFNERTAGMRDRGTAPTAELRNLRLRHTLTRRLLDDPVLYLDELTEDETAYLRSQRALICRRITECTGLVAEIRQEGIAMVDFDDDFSDVRMPEKGTEGHVTLLLAEFLAQSGEPEFLFVTLVVHVRSIAPDYVKYWRKGAAEAAPELVETALGRLMALRLVARDGDVIRVLPALARFTLAAPTIIGARKQ, encoded by the coding sequence GTGAGCGTTTCGGCCGTCGACGACCGGCAAAGGGCGGCACGCCTCCTGTTGCGCCATCCGCTCATCAGGTCCGCCGACGAGGAACGGTATCGCTTGGTGCGCCGGCATGCCGGCGACCTCACGGAATGGTTCGAGATCAACACCGGCTGGGCGCTGCATGTCGACAGCGAGGTGGTGCGGCTGGAACGCGAGCCGGCATCGATGGAGGACGCGACGCATCCGTTCACCGCCCACCGCGGAAGCACGCCATTCTCACGTCGTCGGTACGTGCTGCTCATGCTCAGCCTGTCCGTGCTCGAACGCAGTGACACCCAGATAGCGCTTGGCCGCCTCGCGGAACAGGTGATGGTGATTGCAACCGCTCCTGAACTCGTGGCCGCTGGCTTCACGTTTGACCTAAGAACCCGGGAGGAGCGCAGCGACCTTGTCTCCGCTGTGCAGCTGCTCCTGGAGTGGGGCGTTCTGGCCCGGGTCGCCGGCGACGAAGAGGAATTCGTGCGTAATGTCGGGGATGCGCTCTATGACGTGTCCAGGCGAGTGCTGTCGCAGCTGCTGGTCAGCAGGCGGGGCCCGTCGACCATCGCCGCAACGACATTCAACGAACGCACCGCGGGCATGCGCGATCGGGGAACGGCTCCGACCGCCGAGCTGCGCAACCTGCGCCTGCGACACACCCTGACCCGCCGCCTGCTCGACGATCCCGTTCTGTACCTCGACGAGCTCACCGAGGATGAGACGGCCTATCTGCGCAGCCAACGTGCGTTGATCTGCCGCCGCATCACCGAATGCACGGGCCTGGTCGCCGAGATCCGTCAGGAGGGGATCGCCATGGTCGACTTCGATGACGATTTCAGTGACGTACGGATGCCGGAGAAAGGCACCGAAGGCCACGTCACCCTGTTGCTGGCCGAGTTCCTGGCGCAATCGGGGGAACCGGAGTTCCTTTTCGTAACGCTCGTGGTGCATGTTCGTTCCATTGCCCCCGACTACGTCAAGTACTGGCGGAAGGGTGCGGCGGAAGCTGCGCCCGAACTGGTCGAGACGGCCCTCGGTCGGCTCATGGCTCTTCGCCTCGTGGCACGTGACGGTGACGTCATCCGCGTGCTCCCCGCCCTCGCCCGCTTTACCCTTGCTGCACCAACGATAATTGGAGCCCGTAAGCAGTGA
- a CDS encoding TIGR02680 family protein, translating to MTLDIATPLSVGDGGPERTTTLLPIPTSARWQPQRLGLVDLFYYDNEEFPFVDGRLLLRGNNGAGKSKVLALTLPFLLDGDLSPQRVEPDGDRQKRMEWNLLLGDEHPNSERLGYSWLEFGRIDAAGEPHFVTIGAGLKAARGRGITRHWFFVTEQRVGETLDLIDGSRLALGRDRLALALDDTGRVYDTKAEYRHAVDTKLFGLGERRYGELIELLLQIRAPQLSKKPSEAALSEALTRALTPVSDDVIKSVADGLRSLDEERDEVQRLAAAQKAVQGFLQHYRGYAQVMLKRQAAGPRREQSEHDKYGRAILEVTAELDRLRESLADVALTSAELLTERGMLAAEQEALRDSEHAQSEVLLERADAAASTAGERAESAGKGYQNARAALGTSEIEAAEDRLAVSSAEDRLRKAEAAAMAAALAARLEHDQGALDALPADGFEAALEHQRAEAASRVSRLRAALERVVALIAAVERAEALTTAAVKREAETETRLAEASDARAAADAAVEIAVDSHISEVEIVLAGLTELAVSDDAFSAFTDWVRLRTGENPAVSALRSDALRVQSDLQRQRAAAQHELGSLAAEHEVLSAEIAGLEQGKSVEPTLPPCRTGAPEGSIPLWRAVSFRDHLDTGFRAGLEAALEGSGLLTAVVMPSGDLREPLDGQLLLRPSDRAASAHTLESVLIAEPPAESAVTAEAIEAVLRTITVADSDAPDDTAQVWVSPTGNYRLGSARGAWSAESARYVGESAREAARATRLHEAHTELDLIAERQGGLTAQLERLVARALVVEREQTSVPHPTALETADRTAARAEDHVARCTGEREEARQQSVAVGRVRDDAASELAADAASLQLPTDVETIRGLGAALAEYERRTAELWRELERRAAAARLLARAETWLAAAMAEEERSGAEREAASIEKIRSLSYLATLRGQLGADVQGYRDRVAEVIKRLKAIGTELHHLGQKEKTEGQQQAGLLERLRGIRADQDRAHSARVDAVAALRRTTALGLLQVADLAALGMVEPDASGEAGWTVTRGVQFARAIEAALPELDASDESYTRLQSKVFTEFADLQRSLGRHGHEAAYYPNDDGVRVVVTFSGREMLLVELAGQLGGQIEQHLLLLSAKERDIIESHLVTEVGAQLSELIGDADRQIVQLNEELRSRPTTTGMILRVLWKPRPDGPAGLIEARRLLATSSDVWDREDRTALGAFLQARIGEVRDADEVGNWYDHLGEALDYRRWHRFTVERLQGGSWKSATGPASGGERVLAASIPLFAAASSHYRTATNPHAPRLIMLDEAFAGVDDNSRASCLGLLAEFDLDVVMTSEREWGCYAEVPGLGISQLTRFDGSDAVHVQRWRWDGRRRTAVVDSNAVADAADAGGLW from the coding sequence GTGACCCTCGACATCGCAACACCCCTCAGCGTCGGTGACGGCGGCCCAGAGCGCACAACCACGTTGCTGCCGATTCCGACCAGTGCCCGGTGGCAGCCGCAGCGACTCGGTCTGGTCGACCTGTTCTACTACGACAACGAGGAGTTCCCGTTCGTCGACGGCCGGTTGCTCCTCCGCGGTAACAATGGCGCCGGCAAATCCAAAGTGCTCGCCCTGACCCTGCCGTTCCTGCTTGACGGCGACCTTTCGCCGCAACGGGTGGAACCCGACGGCGACCGGCAGAAACGCATGGAGTGGAACCTGCTGCTCGGCGACGAGCATCCAAACAGCGAACGCCTCGGCTACAGCTGGCTGGAATTCGGCCGCATCGACGCTGCCGGCGAGCCGCACTTTGTGACCATCGGCGCCGGTCTCAAGGCTGCGCGGGGTCGGGGCATCACCCGGCACTGGTTCTTCGTCACCGAGCAGCGAGTGGGGGAGACTCTCGACCTGATCGATGGGAGTCGACTCGCTCTCGGTCGGGACCGCCTCGCCCTGGCGTTAGACGACACTGGGCGTGTGTACGACACCAAGGCGGAGTATAGGCACGCGGTAGACACAAAGCTGTTCGGCCTCGGCGAACGGCGCTATGGGGAGCTGATTGAACTGCTACTCCAGATTCGGGCACCCCAGCTGTCAAAGAAACCGAGCGAAGCCGCGCTGTCTGAGGCCTTGACGCGCGCGCTGACTCCGGTGAGCGACGACGTCATCAAATCGGTCGCCGACGGATTACGGTCGCTCGATGAAGAACGTGACGAGGTGCAACGCCTCGCGGCGGCCCAAAAAGCCGTGCAGGGTTTCTTGCAGCACTACCGCGGCTATGCGCAGGTGATGCTCAAACGGCAGGCTGCCGGTCCGCGCCGCGAACAGTCCGAGCACGACAAGTACGGACGCGCCATTCTCGAGGTGACCGCAGAGTTGGACCGGCTGCGGGAATCATTGGCCGACGTCGCCCTGACCAGTGCCGAGCTCCTCACCGAACGTGGCATGTTGGCCGCCGAGCAGGAGGCGCTGCGCGACAGCGAGCACGCCCAGAGTGAAGTGCTCCTCGAGCGGGCGGATGCTGCGGCATCGACCGCCGGGGAACGGGCCGAGTCGGCAGGGAAGGGCTATCAGAACGCGAGAGCGGCACTCGGCACATCCGAGATCGAGGCCGCCGAGGATCGCCTGGCGGTCTCATCAGCCGAGGACCGGCTGCGTAAGGCAGAAGCAGCGGCGATGGCAGCGGCCCTCGCCGCGAGGCTTGAGCACGATCAGGGTGCTCTTGATGCGCTCCCTGCCGATGGATTCGAGGCGGCGCTCGAGCACCAACGTGCCGAGGCCGCGTCTCGTGTCTCGCGTCTGCGTGCTGCCCTCGAGCGAGTGGTCGCGTTGATCGCCGCAGTGGAACGGGCCGAAGCGCTGACAACCGCTGCAGTCAAACGCGAGGCCGAGACCGAGACCCGTCTCGCGGAGGCGAGCGACGCGCGCGCGGCTGCGGATGCTGCGGTCGAGATCGCCGTCGACTCCCATATTTCCGAGGTCGAGATCGTACTTGCCGGGCTGACCGAACTCGCCGTGTCCGATGACGCGTTTTCTGCCTTCACTGACTGGGTGCGGCTCCGCACGGGGGAGAACCCCGCGGTCAGCGCGCTACGGTCGGACGCACTGCGTGTGCAATCCGACCTGCAGCGTCAGCGAGCCGCCGCGCAGCACGAGCTCGGAAGCCTCGCTGCTGAGCATGAGGTGTTGAGCGCCGAGATCGCCGGACTCGAGCAGGGCAAATCGGTCGAGCCTACCCTGCCGCCCTGCCGCACCGGTGCACCTGAGGGATCGATCCCCCTGTGGCGGGCGGTCAGTTTTCGTGACCACCTAGATACCGGCTTCCGGGCCGGGCTTGAGGCGGCTCTCGAGGGCAGCGGCCTGCTCACGGCAGTCGTGATGCCCAGCGGGGACCTGCGCGAACCACTCGACGGGCAGCTGCTGCTGCGACCCTCGGATCGCGCGGCATCCGCTCATACCTTGGAATCGGTGCTCATTGCTGAGCCGCCAGCAGAGTCCGCGGTGACGGCTGAGGCGATCGAGGCAGTGCTGCGCACCATCACTGTGGCCGACAGCGACGCCCCAGACGACACGGCTCAGGTCTGGGTGAGCCCGACCGGTAACTACCGTCTGGGTTCGGCGCGTGGTGCCTGGTCGGCTGAATCGGCTCGGTATGTGGGGGAGAGTGCGCGCGAGGCGGCTCGCGCCACGCGGCTGCACGAGGCACACACCGAACTCGACCTGATCGCGGAGCGGCAGGGTGGCCTCACAGCGCAACTCGAGCGTCTCGTGGCGAGGGCGCTGGTCGTCGAGCGGGAGCAGACCTCGGTGCCGCATCCGACGGCCCTTGAGACGGCAGATCGGACGGCCGCACGCGCGGAAGATCACGTTGCGCGGTGCACGGGAGAACGTGAGGAAGCGCGACAACAGAGCGTCGCAGTCGGCCGAGTGCGCGACGATGCCGCTTCAGAACTCGCAGCGGATGCCGCATCGCTGCAGCTGCCCACGGATGTCGAAACGATCCGGGGACTCGGTGCTGCCCTGGCGGAGTACGAGCGACGGACCGCGGAGTTGTGGCGCGAGCTGGAGCGTCGTGCAGCCGCCGCTCGTCTGCTCGCGCGCGCCGAAACCTGGCTCGCGGCGGCTATGGCCGAAGAGGAGCGCTCGGGGGCCGAGCGTGAGGCGGCGAGTATCGAAAAGATCCGCAGTCTGAGCTACCTAGCCACGCTACGCGGGCAGCTCGGCGCAGACGTGCAGGGCTACCGGGATCGGGTCGCTGAGGTGATCAAACGCCTGAAGGCGATCGGCACTGAACTGCACCATCTGGGCCAGAAGGAGAAGACCGAGGGGCAACAGCAAGCGGGTCTCCTGGAGCGGCTGCGCGGCATTCGTGCCGATCAGGACCGCGCTCATTCTGCCCGGGTTGATGCGGTGGCGGCGCTCCGGCGCACCACGGCGCTCGGGCTGCTGCAGGTCGCCGACCTCGCCGCTCTCGGCATGGTCGAACCGGACGCGAGCGGTGAGGCGGGCTGGACCGTGACTAGGGGAGTGCAATTTGCCCGCGCAATCGAGGCGGCACTGCCGGAACTCGACGCGTCCGACGAGAGCTACACACGGCTGCAATCAAAGGTTTTCACCGAATTCGCAGATCTGCAGCGGTCGCTCGGCCGGCACGGTCATGAGGCGGCGTACTACCCCAACGATGACGGGGTGCGCGTGGTGGTCACCTTCAGTGGCCGGGAGATGCTGCTCGTGGAGCTCGCCGGGCAGCTCGGCGGCCAGATCGAGCAACACCTGCTTCTGCTCAGTGCCAAGGAGCGGGACATTATCGAGTCGCATCTCGTCACCGAGGTCGGAGCCCAGCTGTCGGAGCTCATCGGTGACGCCGACCGGCAGATCGTTCAACTCAATGAGGAGCTGCGCTCGCGACCCACCACCACCGGCATGATCCTCAGGGTGCTGTGGAAACCTCGCCCGGATGGTCCCGCCGGTCTCATCGAGGCCCGGCGGCTGCTGGCGACCAGCTCCGATGTGTGGGACAGAGAGGATAGAACGGCACTGGGCGCGTTCCTGCAGGCTCGCATCGGTGAAGTTCGGGACGCCGACGAGGTCGGTAACTGGTACGACCACCTCGGCGAAGCGCTCGACTATCGTCGGTGGCACCGATTCACTGTGGAACGTCTACAGGGTGGTTCGTGGAAGTCTGCCACAGGCCCGGCCTCCGGGGGCGAGCGGGTGCTGGCCGCGAGCATCCCCCTCTTCGCCGCCGCGTCATCTCACTACCGAACCGCAACGAACCCGCACGCCCCGCGCCTGATCATGCTCGACGAAGCCTTCGCGGGCGTCGACGACAACTCGCGCGCGAGTTGCCTCGGACTGCTTGCGGAGTTCGATCTTGACGTGGTGATGACCAGTGAACGCGAGTGGGGTTGTTACGCGGAAGTGCCGGGACTGGGCATTTCCCAGCTGACACGTTTCGACGGCAGTGACGCGGTCCACGTCCAGCGGTGGCGGTGGGATGGGAGACGGCGCACGGCGGTGGTTGATTCTAACGCCGTTGCTGACGCAGCAGATGCCGGAGGTCTGTGGTGA
- a CDS encoding TIGR02679 family protein, protein MSEPAGGTPEALSRIRRLLGTPETAWLLDRMHSRLEQKGTLEGTVTKQGASTAERMAAARLVGRSVRSGSSASVSLEQLDVRLRRDAWPAGLESAVVELSGPVSGPDVRRAERAGWQNVADTLRGIADDRPELETWVENALRSGAVKRSTASAAAAHAVSLQLGVLARALPAEGVPLGVLAAGLFGDAHALDPKTPLGSIAVGLAAAATGQLPGTGSRWRRDAWQSCGVIVDELSSTVLTLGLPGGVTSPTARALAALGEAGQPAVLTYRQLAVDDIGTAPQLVSVCENPAVIAAAADRFGAGAGAAPLICVNGQPGAAVIRLLTQLVAGGARLRYHGDFDAGGLAIARTVARSVPWEPWRFGEADYRTACESSLATSVFSGVVGETPWDAGLSGAMEELRLRVEEESVLAVLLDDLRSTAL, encoded by the coding sequence GTGAGCGAGCCTGCCGGGGGAACACCCGAGGCTTTGTCGCGCATTCGTCGGCTGCTCGGCACGCCGGAGACGGCCTGGCTGTTGGATCGGATGCATTCCCGGTTAGAGCAGAAAGGCACACTCGAGGGAACCGTGACGAAGCAGGGCGCGAGCACCGCGGAGCGGATGGCGGCGGCCCGACTCGTTGGACGTTCGGTGCGGTCAGGCTCGTCCGCGTCGGTGTCGCTGGAACAACTCGACGTGAGGCTGCGTCGCGATGCGTGGCCGGCGGGTCTGGAATCCGCCGTCGTCGAACTCTCTGGACCCGTCAGCGGCCCCGACGTGCGCCGGGCCGAACGTGCAGGTTGGCAGAATGTGGCCGACACGTTGCGCGGGATCGCTGACGATCGGCCGGAGCTCGAAACGTGGGTGGAGAACGCGCTGCGTTCCGGAGCAGTGAAGCGGTCCACGGCATCCGCGGCGGCGGCCCATGCGGTATCGCTGCAGCTCGGGGTGCTCGCGCGTGCCTTGCCCGCGGAGGGGGTGCCCCTCGGCGTGCTCGCGGCAGGCCTCTTCGGAGACGCGCATGCGTTGGACCCGAAGACTCCGCTCGGGTCGATCGCCGTTGGGCTTGCGGCGGCGGCAACGGGCCAGCTGCCGGGAACTGGTTCTCGATGGCGGCGCGACGCCTGGCAGTCGTGTGGAGTGATCGTGGACGAGCTGTCCTCCACGGTACTGACGCTGGGGCTGCCGGGCGGTGTGACGTCGCCGACGGCACGCGCTCTAGCAGCGCTCGGAGAGGCAGGGCAACCTGCGGTGCTCACCTACCGGCAGTTGGCCGTGGATGATATCGGCACCGCACCGCAGCTCGTGTCGGTGTGTGAAAACCCGGCGGTGATCGCCGCGGCGGCCGACCGCTTCGGCGCCGGTGCGGGGGCTGCACCTCTTATCTGTGTGAACGGACAGCCGGGAGCTGCGGTCATCCGTTTGCTCACCCAACTCGTCGCCGGTGGTGCCCGCCTGCGTTACCACGGAGATTTCGACGCGGGTGGACTTGCCATCGCGCGCACGGTTGCTCGCAGCGTGCCGTGGGAACCGTGGCGATTCGGCGAGGCCGACTACCGCACCGCGTGCGAGTCGAGTCTCGCAACATCGGTGTTCTCGGGAGTTGTTGGCGAGACCCCCTGGGACGCCGGCCTATCTGGTGCGATGGAAGAACTGCGCCTGCGAGTCGAGGAAGAGTCGGTGCTCGCGGTCCTGCTCGACGACCTGCGCTCGACGGCGCTTTAA
- a CDS encoding N-formylglutamate amidohydrolase, with amino-acid sequence MPYFRLTDNSATSPVILHAPHGGRLIPAEHLAAYLVSPAELEAEKNVMTDHFTDLLAAGIAGASCMINELSRFAVDVERFADDTEEMNAVGMGVLYTRGSQGQPIRDLARTDQPALMAHFTDYSGALADLVTATLERHGQAFIIDLHSYPEHALPYELHAEQHAEQPRPELCVGFERFHAPADFVHTVTDAFAHLHAFHNGPFAGAYVPLEHYGTDSRVNAVMLEIRRDVYMNEDTLEVKPEPFRELQECLQLLVTVLRGDLSAPANDAATARCPRLRG; translated from the coding sequence ATGCCGTATTTTCGCCTCACCGATAATTCGGCCACGTCGCCGGTAATTTTGCACGCGCCGCACGGCGGCCGGCTCATTCCCGCGGAGCACCTCGCGGCCTACCTCGTGTCCCCCGCTGAGTTGGAGGCCGAGAAGAATGTGATGACCGACCACTTCACCGACCTGCTCGCTGCGGGCATCGCCGGTGCGAGCTGCATGATCAACGAGCTGTCCCGGTTTGCCGTGGACGTGGAGCGGTTTGCCGACGACACCGAAGAGATGAACGCCGTGGGCATGGGCGTGCTCTACACGCGCGGGTCACAGGGTCAGCCGATTCGCGACCTTGCCCGCACCGACCAGCCCGCGCTCATGGCGCACTTCACCGACTACTCGGGAGCCCTGGCCGATCTCGTGACGGCCACGCTCGAGCGCCACGGTCAGGCCTTCATCATTGACCTGCACTCCTACCCCGAGCACGCGCTGCCCTACGAGCTGCACGCCGAGCAGCACGCCGAGCAGCCTCGACCCGAGCTCTGTGTGGGTTTCGAGCGGTTTCACGCCCCGGCAGACTTTGTGCACACCGTAACGGATGCCTTCGCTCACCTGCACGCCTTCCACAACGGTCCGTTCGCGGGCGCGTATGTGCCGCTGGAGCACTACGGAACCGATTCCCGGGTGAACGCGGTGATGCTCGAGATTCGCCGGGACGTGTACATGAATGAAGACACCCTGGAGGTGAAGCCCGAACCGTTCCGGGAACTGCAGGAGTGCCTTCAACTGCTGGTCACCGTGCTGAGGGGTGACCTGTCCGCACCCGCCAACGATGCCGCAACGGCGCGCTGCCCGCGGTTGCGCGGGTGA
- a CDS encoding amidohydrolase family protein: MQEASTSTEIPQDGRPIVFRNGSVVTVDDRRRVLNHTDVLIVGENIAAIGENLEVPEGTFEIDATDGIVMPGMVDTHRHMWQTAMRGYGADWTLTQYFVWYYLEHGKSFRPQDVHAGNRLSALDALDAGVTTTVDWSHGLRTLDHAEAALDALKTSPGRYVMAYGNIFAGPWDWAADPNILRFIRDNNTGSELLKFQLAFDVTGDPAFPERAAFEAARALNVPVTTHAGVWGATNDNGIRLMHDNGFMTPETIYVHATSLGEDSYQRIAATGGSVSLSTESELSGGQGYPPAWIHRKYGIPVSLSVDTSVWFSSDLFSAIRSTLAADRGWEHMRAHETGETVTHSHLRAEDVVHWATRGGAESLGMGSYVGSLEPGKRADVVLLKNDTSPSTFPIVNPSGHIALQASRGDVHTVLVNGKPAKFAGKLLGNEVASVKSEVEATVEYLQSELGASVWEQGMNPDVPEAKMLDNPYVYTDFRDASTHQTDTPRHPVDAKN, translated from the coding sequence ATGCAGGAAGCATCCACCAGCACAGAAATACCCCAGGACGGACGCCCCATAGTCTTCCGGAACGGAAGCGTGGTCACCGTCGATGATCGTCGTCGCGTCTTGAACCACACCGACGTGCTCATTGTGGGAGAGAACATCGCCGCGATCGGAGAGAACCTCGAGGTGCCCGAGGGCACGTTCGAGATCGATGCCACTGATGGGATTGTCATGCCCGGCATGGTCGACACTCATCGGCACATGTGGCAAACCGCGATGCGCGGGTATGGCGCCGATTGGACCCTCACTCAATACTTTGTTTGGTATTACCTCGAACACGGCAAGAGTTTCCGGCCCCAAGACGTGCACGCGGGTAACCGGTTGTCGGCGCTCGACGCGCTCGACGCCGGTGTCACCACCACCGTGGACTGGTCTCACGGGTTGCGCACTCTCGACCATGCGGAGGCGGCACTCGATGCGCTGAAAACGTCGCCGGGTCGTTACGTGATGGCTTATGGAAATATCTTTGCTGGACCGTGGGACTGGGCGGCCGACCCCAACATTCTGCGCTTCATTCGGGACAACAACACCGGGTCCGAGCTGCTGAAATTTCAGCTCGCCTTCGACGTCACCGGTGATCCTGCTTTTCCGGAGAGAGCGGCCTTTGAGGCTGCTCGAGCGCTCAACGTGCCCGTGACGACTCACGCGGGAGTGTGGGGTGCCACGAACGATAACGGCATTCGACTCATGCACGACAACGGATTCATGACTCCCGAGACCATCTACGTGCACGCAACCAGTCTCGGTGAGGACTCCTATCAGCGGATCGCAGCGACGGGCGGATCGGTGTCGCTCTCCACGGAGAGCGAACTGAGCGGCGGCCAAGGATACCCACCGGCCTGGATCCACAGAAAATATGGCATCCCCGTGTCGCTATCTGTCGATACCAGCGTCTGGTTCAGTAGCGACCTCTTCTCGGCCATACGCTCCACGCTGGCCGCCGACCGTGGGTGGGAGCACATGCGCGCTCACGAAACGGGAGAAACGGTCACGCATTCCCACCTTCGAGCCGAGGACGTTGTGCACTGGGCCACGCGCGGAGGCGCAGAAAGCCTCGGAATGGGCTCCTACGTCGGCAGCCTCGAACCCGGAAAACGAGCGGATGTTGTTCTCCTCAAGAACGACACCTCACCGTCGACGTTCCCCATCGTGAACCCGAGTGGCCACATCGCGCTGCAGGCAAGCCGCGGAGACGTTCACACGGTGCTCGTGAACGGAAAGCCGGCCAAGTTCGCGGGGAAGCTGCTCGGCAATGAGGTTGCGTCCGTGAAGTCGGAGGTTGAAGCAACGGTGGAGTATCTGCAGAGCGAACTCGGCGCATCGGTGTGGGAGCAGGGCATGAACCCGGATGTGCCGGAAGCCAAGATGCTCGACAACCCCTATGTGTACACCGATTTCCGGGATGCATCCACGCACCAGACGGATACTCCTCGGCACCCGGTCGACGCGAAGAATTGA
- a CDS encoding toxin-antitoxin system HicB family antitoxin: MINSDHYTYRVTWSAEDDEYIGLVAEFPSVSWLAADHVAALLGVRAVVADIVTDMESNGEPVPILLSERTFSGEFKLRIPPELHRALALKAAEEHVSLNRLVSSKLAG, encoded by the coding sequence ATGATCAACAGTGACCACTACACCTATCGGGTTACCTGGTCTGCAGAGGACGACGAATACATTGGGCTGGTCGCGGAGTTTCCCTCCGTATCGTGGCTGGCTGCCGACCACGTCGCCGCTCTCTTGGGCGTGCGCGCAGTCGTCGCCGACATCGTCACCGACATGGAATCCAATGGGGAACCTGTGCCAATACTGCTGTCAGAACGGACGTTCAGCGGTGAATTCAAGTTGCGAATCCCGCCGGAGTTGCATCGGGCACTCGCTCTGAAAGCCGCCGAGGAGCACGTCAGCCTGAATCGATTGGTCAGTTCCAAGTTGGCGGGGTAA
- a CDS encoding low temperature requirement protein A yields MATQSTLGGHPSSRYGIRRNLLRSDVAERADRVTYIELFFDLVFVFALTQLSRYLYENQSWVGALESAVLVLALWWVWVYTTWVTNWLNPAQLTVRGVVIGLALVGLVISTSIYESFGERGLIFAVAYVVLQLGRTVFMLLAVARHDRELHRTFVRILIWLVVAGVFWIVGALLPIEYRLPLWLLALAIEYVSASLGFRVPGLGRSGVESWDLSGPHIAERSALFVIIALGESFLVTGFAFVAQEASVHGVIGLMIAFLSVLSMWWLYFDHSERAGARALNDSREPGRIARAAYTYVHAVIIAGIVLCSVADKEILEHPADAMTLSTAVIVSGGPFLYIVGMFLFRLRVTGEILVSYLVGLGLLVVVFTIAVLGEPAVISPLGLGALSVGALVVIASWETVVRVRLGTTDASAG; encoded by the coding sequence ATGGCTACACAATCGACGTTGGGCGGGCATCCGTCGTCCCGCTACGGAATTCGCCGTAATCTCTTGCGCTCGGATGTCGCGGAGCGCGCCGACCGCGTCACGTACATCGAGCTCTTCTTCGACCTCGTCTTCGTGTTCGCCCTGACTCAGTTGTCGCGGTACCTGTACGAGAACCAGTCGTGGGTCGGGGCGCTCGAATCAGCCGTTCTGGTGCTCGCCCTCTGGTGGGTGTGGGTGTACACGACGTGGGTGACCAACTGGCTCAACCCGGCTCAGCTCACGGTGCGCGGCGTGGTCATCGGTCTGGCCCTGGTTGGGCTGGTCATCAGCACGTCGATTTACGAATCGTTCGGCGAGCGTGGACTCATCTTCGCCGTCGCCTACGTCGTGTTGCAGCTCGGGCGCACCGTCTTCATGCTGCTCGCCGTCGCCCGACACGACCGGGAACTGCACCGAACTTTTGTGCGTATCCTGATCTGGCTCGTCGTCGCCGGCGTGTTCTGGATCGTCGGGGCTCTCCTCCCCATTGAGTACCGCCTGCCACTGTGGTTGCTGGCCCTCGCCATCGAGTACGTCTCGGCGAGCCTTGGTTTTCGCGTGCCGGGACTCGGTCGGTCCGGCGTCGAAAGCTGGGACCTATCCGGCCCGCACATCGCCGAACGCAGTGCCCTGTTCGTGATCATTGCACTCGGAGAATCGTTCCTCGTAACCGGGTTCGCCTTCGTCGCGCAGGAAGCGTCTGTCCACGGCGTGATCGGGCTGATGATCGCGTTCCTGAGCGTGCTGTCGATGTGGTGGCTGTATTTCGACCACAGCGAGCGAGCCGGCGCCCGTGCCTTGAACGACTCACGCGAGCCGGGACGGATCGCTCGGGCTGCCTACACCTACGTGCACGCGGTCATCATCGCCGGAATTGTACTGTGTTCCGTCGCCGACAAGGAGATTCTGGAGCATCCGGCCGACGCCATGACCCTCTCGACGGCGGTCATCGTCTCCGGTGGGCCCTTCTTGTACATCGTCGGCATGTTCCTGTTTCGACTGCGGGTGACCGGCGAAATACTCGTGTCGTATCTGGTGGGGTTAGGGCTGCTGGTGGTGGTGTTCACCATCGCCGTACTCGGTGAGCCTGCCGTCATTTCTCCGCTCGGACTCGGCGCTCTCAGCGTGGGTGCGCTTGTCGTCATCGCCTCCTGGGAGACCGTGGTTCGCGTGCGCCTAGGCACGACGGATGCGTCCGCTGGCTAG